GCGGCCTACACGCGATTTGACAGGTCCGCCGTATTTGATGAGGAAACCAAAACGTGCAGGTCCACGCTCGGCTCCCTTCTGAGAGATCATTGAACAAACGGCGCACCCGCGCATTCGAGCCCGGCGCGCCATATAGTTCCTTCAGCGCCGCTTGATTTCGAGCTCATAGCCGCCAGCGTCTTCGCTCAATGAACTCAACCGATCCAGCGCCGATGTTCGCTTGGCGTCACGCACAGCCTTGAACGCTGCGACATCCGCTGCTCTCAAACGCCGGTGACTTCCCACTTTTTCGCCAGCAATCTCACCTGTATCGACCAAACGCACGAGATATTGCCTCGAGACGTTGAGGATATCGGCCGCCGCCTGCGTTGACAGCATCTCTTCGTCGGGCAAAACCGTTACCGGTCTTCCGTCTGCGAGGAGCGTTAATTCTCGACAGTGAAGCTCTGGGCGGTCTGCTCCAAAAGCGTCGCGGCCTTACGCACCTGTTTAGCGGACATGTGCACCGCAATGTCTCGGGACAATGGGCAGGACATTCCTTTGCAACACTTAAAAGTACACATGTTCAGTTCGCTCTGGACATGATCGGTCCAAAGCTCATGCGCAGCGACGAGCCGCCGGGTTATGGCGTAATCATCCACGCGCAAGAGCAGATTGTCGTAAACTACCGGGATTTGCCTGTCGACAGGGTCCCTACTTGATGCCTGAAGCGACAATGACGGAGCGGGCTTTGCAAGTGCTCGCCTTAATGGCGATCCAACTCGCGCGACCACCGGGCTAAGCGGAAATTATTTCCGCACGAGACAAGGGCGGCTCAGAATCTTACGCCATAATGGGAAACGAACAGCTTTCATCCATTTTTCCGGACTCGACTCAAATCCCTCGCAATGCTTGATTGCTGCTCGGAGGACTGGGCATGGCATACGAGTGGGACCAAGGCCTTGCACGAAAAATGCGCATGATTAAGCTGGCATCTGTGTGGGCAATGACCGCGTCAGCGCTTAGTATCCCTATCGCCTTGCTTTTGACCGCATCTCCTCTGTAGCCGCCCACCGAACTCACTGAAAATTCCTGCTCTTCACCTTCAACGTATCGATGTGCAAGTCAGGTATATAAATTTCCCGAGCCTTGACGCCCATCGGCGGCCGCTCGCGACTGTCCGGGCTGCCCGGTGGTCCATGCGCGAACTCATCCCCTCGCCCTGTCGGCACCCTGAAGTTGTCCCGCTCGCCCAGGCTCGACAGATCGGTGGTCAGATCGAACATCCGTTGCGCCACCAGATGCACCACGCCACCTTCGCGCTGGATCTTGCCGTTGATCGCCATCATTGAGGATCCAAGCACGATGCGGCGCTGCTTTTCGAACAAGCTTGGCCAGACGACGACATTGGCGACGCCTGTCTCGTCCTCGATGGTCATGAACATCACGCCCTTGGCACTGCCCGGTTTCTGCCGGACGAGGACAAGGCCAGCGGTCATCAACCATCGCCCATCGCGCGCCGAGGTTGACTCAGCGCAGGTGACGATGTTTCGCCGAACGAGATCCTCTCGCAGGAAGCTGACAGGATGGGCACGCAGCGTCACGCCGGTATGGCCATAGTCCTCGACGACATTGGCGCCTTCGGTCATCTGCCGAAGCGTCACACCCGGCTCCTGCTGTTCGGCAATCACCGCCCGCTCGCGATCGGCAGCTGCCGCGAATAGCGGAAGGGGTTCATCGCGCAAGGCCTTGATCGCCCACAGCGCATCGCGTCTTTCAAGTTTCAGGGACGGCCGGAATGCATCGGCTTCGGCAAGCTTGACCAGGGAGGCCGACGACACGCCGGCGCGCCGCCACATGTCGTCGATGGAAACGAAGGGATCGTCGCCGCGCGTCACCGCGATTTTTGCCGCATCCTGTTCGGGTAGTCCCTTTACCAGGCGCATTCCCAGACGCACGGCATGGTCGTCGGTCCCGGCGATCTCTTCCAGCGTGCAATCCCACCGCGAACGATTGATGCAGATCGGCCGGATTGCAACACCGTGCGCGCGGGCATCCGTGACGATCTGCGCCGGCGCATAGAAGCCCATCGGTTGCGCATTGATGAGGGCGGCACAGAACACATCCGGATAGTGGCATTTCACAAAGGCGGAGGCGTAGGCGATCAGAGCGAAGGACGCGGCATGGCTTTCGGGAAAGCCATAAGAGCCGAAACCCTCGAGCTGGGAGAAAGTCTTTTCGGCGAATTCCTCGGTGTAGCCGTTTTTCACCATGCCCCGGACAAGCTTGTCCTTGAACTTGCTGACGCCGCCGGTGAACTTGAATGTCGCCATGGAGCGTCTGAGCGCATCGGCCTCGCCGGCGGTAAAGCCCGCGCAGACGATCGCCACCTTCATGGCGCTTTCCTGAAACAGTGGCACGCCCAGCGTCTTGCCGAGCACGGCCTCCAGTTCCGGCTTTGGATAGACGACCGCTTCCTTGCCTTCGCGCCTTCTCAGATAAGGATGCACCATATCCCCCTGGATCGGACCGGGGCGAACGATGGCCACCTGAATGACCAGATCATAATAGGTCTGGGGTTTCAGCCGCGGCAGCATCGACATCTGTGCGCGGGATTCGATCTGGAAGGTCCCGAGCGTGTCGGCTTTGCGGATCATCGCATAGGTCGCTGGATCTTCCTGCTCGATAGTGGCGAGATCGAGCACTCTTCCCTTGTGCTCCTGCAGGAAGGCGAAACTTCGTGCCATGCAGGTGAGCATCCCGAGCGCCAACACGTCGACCTTCATGAACTTGAGCGCCTCGATATCGTCCTTGTCCCACTCAATGGTCTGGCGGTCCTGCATGCGCGCCTGTTCGATCGGCACCAATTCGTCGAGGCGGTCATTGGTCAGGACGAATCCGCCCGGATGCTGGCCCAGATGACGCGGCGCGCCCATCAGCTGCTGCGCCAGTTCCAATGTCAGCCGCAGGCGGCGGTCGGACATGTTCATGTTCAGCTCGTTGACCTGCTTTTCGCCGACGCCCTCCTTGCTCCAGCCCCAGACACCGGCCGACAGCGCCGTGATCATGTCTTCGGGCAGGCCGAGCACCTTACCGACATCGCGAAGCGCACCCTTGGCGCGGTAGCGCGTAACGGTCGCGCAAAGGGCAGCCTTCTGCCGGCCATAGGTCTTGTAGATCCACTGGATCACCTCTTCGCGTCTGGAGTGTTCGAAATCGACGTCGATGTCGGGCGGCTCGTTGCGCTCGGCTGAGATAAAGCGTTCGAACAGCAGATCGTTTGCGGCCGGATCGATCGCGGTAATCCCCAGCACATAACAGACGGCGGAATTGGCGGCGCTGCCCCGACCCTGGCACAGGATGCTCTGCGAGCGCGCGTAGCGGACGATGCTATAGACCGTCAGAAAGTAAGGCGCGTAATCGAGTTTGCGGATCAAGTCGAGCTCGTGATTGAGGGTCTTCACCACATCGTCCGGTACACCCTCGGGATAGCGATCGCGCACGCCCTCCCAGGTGAATTTTTCCAGCGTCTGCTGCGCCGTCAGTCCGGGGATGATCGCTTCCTCGGGATATTGATAGGTCAGTTCGCTCATGTCGAAGCGACAGCGGTCGACAATCTCGCGGGTGCGGGCAAGAGCCTCGGGGTATCGGCCGAATAGCCGGTACATTTCCTCCGGCGGTTTCAAAAACCGATCGGCGTGCCGTTCGCGCAAGAAACCGGCCTGATCGATGGTGGTGCGATGGCGAATGCAGGTGACGACATCCTGCAACTGTCGCCTGCCCGGCTCGTGAAACAGCACGTCATTGGTGACGACCGGCCGAACCTTGTGCTGGATCGCCAGGGTGTTGAGCTCGTGCAGGCGCAATTGATCGTTCGGCCGCCGGCGCAAGGTCAGGGCCATATAGGCGCGGTCGCCAAATATCTCCTTCACTTTGCGCAGATGGACAGCGCATGCGTCATCGGCCTCGTCGGGGATCAGGATGGCGAGCAGGCCCTCTGCATAAAGGGCCACATCCGTCAGATCGAGAACGCACTTGCCTTTGCCGTCCCGCTCCTTGCCGAGTGACAGAAGCCGGCAAAGCCCCGAATAGGCGGCCCGGTCCGTCGGATACAGCAGCATCGAGATGCCATCTGTCAGATCGAGCCTGCAGCCGACGACGAGCCGGGGCGTGACGTCGACGATCATCTCTTCGACCAGCGAGGAGACGGACTGCTTTTCTTCAAACGGTTCGATCATCGTCGCGGCCAGAGACAGCTTTTCGATACCGAAACCGGGATCGATCTTCTCGATGCTGGCACAGAGAAGCTTTGTCAGACGGGGGATGTCACGCACCGGCTTGGCAGTGCCGGCACGCAGCGACTGCAATGTGTTGTCGACGCGATAGATGATCAGATCGGCGCGGCGAACGCCCTGCCCGCGCGTCTCCAATGCGGCGCAGAGTTCGACCACGAGCTTGCCGATATATTTGGCGATGGTTTCGGCGGCCCCGATCGGCTCAGAAAAGGATCTGATCACTTCGATCAGGTCCGCTGTGCGAATGGGGTCGATCGGTTCGGCAAGTCGCCCGAACATTTGATCGAGCCGACGGCCGACCTCCGGCCCGAAGCGCAGTGTCAGAGGCGCCCGCGGCGTTGCGGAAAGCTCGCCGACGGTGCGAAACCCAAGTACCCCCAGACCGCTGACGATGTCGGAAGGCAGACGAAGGCTGGAAATCGGCAGGTTGACGACGGCCTTGGCCGTTTCTCCAACCGGCGCGATGATCACCTGCCGCCGCGTGGCGCGGGCAATGGCGTGGGCGCCGCCCCAGGTGTCGGCGATGGCGCCTCGGGCCTGAAGACCGTGGCCTCTTAAAGCGTTGACGAGGCCGGTCAGCATCGGCAACTCGCCGCCGCGCAGATGGTCCGCCCCCTCGGTGTCCATGACGATGCCGTCGGGCCTGTCGATCGCCACCACCGGCGTATATTGGCGCAGCATCCACAGCGCCAGGCGCTCAACCGCCGCGGCATCACCGATGGGGTCGGCATCGACGAGATGCTGGCCGGATATCATCGCCTGGGCTTTCGCGGCAGGCATGCCGACCCGAACGCCGGACTTGAAGGCCGCAGCGTCGACCGCGGCGACGGTGCGTTTCGATCCACTGCGCGCAACGACCACGACAGGTGTTTCAGGCAAAATTCCAGGATCGGCGCGTCTGATCCTGTCCGTCGCGAGCGTGGGGAGAAAGACTGATACGACCCGTGGCATCGCAGGCACCTATTTCAAATTCCGCGGCTTCTCCCGCTCTTGCTCTGATCAATTCCGCCAGCCACCGCGCCCGCCCGATGCCCGGCACGGGAAGCGGCTCGGAAGGCAGGACGCTGATGCGCCAGCGTGTCGTCGCGGCCGTCGGCTGCCCGAAATCAGCTGCCTCCGTCGGACGCCGCCATCGTCGCAGCGCAATGCCGATCGTTCCGGAAGCCTCGGCCGCCAGCTGCAGGCGCCGCGAGGCGGTCATCGGCAGGCGCACAAGCTCGGCAACGACGGCGCCAAGCCCGCCAAAACGCAGGCCCTCTTCGAAATTGGTGAGCACATCCTCTTCCCGGTCGGCCTCGACATAGATCACCCGATCATGATGGAGGCCCGCCTGCGCCAATGCTGGTGCAAACAGATCCGGCCGTGTCAGGCACCAGAGGACCTCGCCTTTCGTGCGCGCGACAATCCCGGCGACGAACAGAGCGGCCGCCGCGCCATGCACCGCGTCGGCGCCACCACCAGCCACTTCGTGCAAGGCGCCGCGGGCCAGCCCACCACCGGGTAGCTTGGCGTCGATCTCGGCAATTCCGAACGACAACACCTCGCCCTTGCGCGCAGCTCCGCCTTCAAGCCGCCGGATGCGGTCCTGAAGTTCGGAAATGACGGGGTTGGCGGCTGTGATTGGCATCGGTTTCCAACATCAAGAGTGCATTTGCATAGCCACAAAAAGCTGATATGTTCTGTTTTTGTTCTTTAAACAGCAATGAGTCAACGGGCAAGAATCGGGTGGACAGCAGTGAGCATCACGAGACAGCTGTTGCTCAATCGATTCATCAAGCAGATTCAACTCGATGCTGAATGTCTTGAAAAATTTCGTGGATGAGAAAATAGAGATATGCCCGGCCTGCTGACGCTCAGAGATTTCAAGGGACCGGGTGATTACCGTCCAATGCAAGCCGTGCGGGCAACAGGGCGAGCTTGATCGCAAGGCGCTGGTGAAACAGTTTGGCGCCAGCATGCGTTTTGTGGATCTGCGCCGTCGCATGGCGATGGGTTGCGACAAGATGCATTGTCCGGACGGGCAGGATAGATGCGGGACGGGATTTCCCTGTTTACTGGAGGCGGCCTTGGTTTTTGAGCCGCAAAAGCCCACGTGATCGCTGGAGCTTTCAAAGCTTGATTGCGTTCCGAAAGGATCGGAAATTTCGCCTTGAGCCGCATTGGATAGGAGGACGGCAATGTGTAATCTCTATAATGTGACGACCACGCGCGACGCGGTTCTGCAGTTTACAAAGGCGTTCCGAGATCGAGCCGGTTGGAATGAAGCCTCTTTCGATGTTTATCCAGGCTATCAGGCGCCGATCGTCCGCATTGCCGAGGACGGCCAGCGCGAGATTGCCCGGGCGACCTGGGGAATGCCGTCGCCGCCGGCTTATGTAAAAAATTACGATCCCGGCGTCACCAATATCCGCAATGTAAACTCCCCACATTGGCGCCGGTGGCTCGGGCCTACCAGCCGCTGCGTCGTGCCGTTCACGTCTTTTGCCGAACCTGATCCTGCCAGCAAAGTCGAGGGCGGACGCGTGCCGAACGCTTGGTTCGCCGGCAATGAAGATCGGCCGCTGATGTTTTTCGCGGGCTTCTGGACGCCCTGGAAAGGCGTGCGGAAGGTCAGGGATGGCGAACAGGAATACGAACTGTTCGGTTTTTTGACGACCTCACCCAACGAAATCGTCTCGCCGGTTCATCAAAAGGCCATGCCCTCCATTCTGACCACGCCTGAAGAAGTCGAGACCTGGCTGACAGCACCTTGGGATGAAGCCCGCCATCTACAGCGTCCGCTCCCGGGCAACATGCTTGTGATCGTGCCGCCGCAGGCCAAACTAAAGCCGGACGAGGAAGGTCTGTTGCTTTGATCACCAACACCATGCACGACCAGAGCAGTCAGATGCCCGTTCACGACATGCCGGCTTACCGTCTGGGAACTGACGGAATGGGTGTCGTGCAACCCGTGCGCAAAATCATCCATGTCGACATGGATGCCTTTTATGCCTCGGTCGAGCAACGTGACAATCCGGAGCTGCGTGGCCTGCCACTGGCCGTCGGCGGGTCGGCGGCACGCGGTGTCGTAGCGGCCGCAAGTTACGAGGCCCGTGTCTTCGGCGTGCATTCGGCCATGCCGTCGGTCACCGCCAAGCGCAAATGTCCGGACTTGATCTTTGTGCCGCCGCGCTTCGACGTCTACAAGGCGGTATCGCAGCAGATCCGCGAGATCTTCGCCGAATATACGCCGCTGATCGAGCCGCTGTCGCTGGACGAAGCCTATCTCGATGTCACCGAGAACCTGAAGGGCATGGAGATCGCCACGGAGATTGCGCTGGAGATCCGAGCGAAGATCAAGGCGGTCACAGGCCTCAATGCCTCGGCAGGCATTTCTTACAACAAGTTTCTCGCCAAGATGGCGAGCGATCTGAACAAGCCGAATGGACAGGCTGTCATCACGCCGAAGAACGGCCCGGGTTTTGTCGAAGCCCTCCCCGTCAAGAAATTCCATGGGATTGGGCCGGCCACGGCCGAGCGGATGAAACGGCATGGAATCGAGACGGGGCTTGATCTCAAGTCGAAGTCCCTCGCGTTCCTTCAGCAGAATTTCGGGAAGGCCGGTCCTTATTTCTACGGCATTGCCCGTGGGATCGATGAACGGCAGGTTAGACCTGATCGCATCCGTAAGTCCGTCGGAGCGGAAGACACCTTCGTTGAGGACATCGACGATCTCGATCGGGCTAAAGCCGACCTGCGGCCATTGGCCGAGAAAGTCTGGAGGTATTGCGAGGCGCACGACATCATGGGAAAGACCGTGACGGTCAAAATCAAATATTCGGATTTCAGCCAGGCGACACGCAGCCAGACAGTGTCGGGAGCCGTCTCGGGCATCGACCAGATGCTGGAAATTGCGGAGTACCTACTTGCCTCGGTGTTCCCGTTCAAACGTCCAGTGCGGCTCCTGGGGATCACCCTGTCGTCCCTTAACACGGAAGAAAGCGGGCAAGAACCGCAGCTAGCTCTCGGGCTCTGATCAGCAAGTCCGCAAAACGAAAAAGCCTGCCGCGGGAGGAGGTGCGGCAGGCTTTCCGAAAAGAACCGAACAACGGCTGGGAGGAGGAGTGCCGCTGTTCCGACAGACGCCCCTTGGGAGGAGGATTGGGCCGTCTGAAATCGAAGCTTTGCGGGAGGAGGTGCATCACTTCGATGAAACCAAGATACCCATTCTCTCCGCACATTAAATAGACTTTGCTGCAGTGCAGCTATGCGGGAAATGCACGGCCTAATTCTGATGAGAGCGATCTCCAACTCGGGGCTTCGTGGCAGGCCAGGCACGGAAACGCCCGCGTCATCAGCGGGCGTAGTGTCATTCAGGATGGGCAGGAAAAAGCCGCTTAGCGAGCGAGCGACTGGCGAGCAACGCTGTGGATGTCGGCACGATTGATACCGAGGTCCTGCAGTTCGCGCGAGCTCATGCGGCCAAGTTCGGTAACGGTCTGACGGTACTTGCGCCAGTTGTTGAAGGAGCGTGCTACGTTCATGATGATCCCCTTTCGTGAGGTCTCTTGACGCCAGCAACCCTGCTTTGGTTCCAACGTCGTTTCGATGATTGAGATATAGGCCCTTGGACACCCGTCGATAAGGCACAAGGTCTCAGGTCGGCCATGCGCTCAAAGCATGGGTCCGATCAGAGATAGGCTGAGGGGGCATCAGGCCCGGAACCGGTCGAAGGCAGTGAGGCGTTTGATTGGAGGATCGGCGTCTGGATAACGATAGATTTCGGCTCTGAGATAGCGGAGTTCATCGTCAAGCGCATCTTCACCCACCTCGATCCACCAGGATTTCGGGCGGCCGTCGCTTCCGTCGGACCAGCGATAGCCTCGCGCCTTCAGGTGGTCCTTCATGTCGAAGGGGCTGTTCTCGGCAAATATCCGGACACGCGACCTCTGGCTTGCTTCATAGAGTTCGGCGAAAGCGGTGGAAGCCGATCCATCGACTTCCCGAGCGAGAACCTCCAACAGCGCGAAACAGTCATCGACCGCCCGATGGCCATCATGGAAGTAGCCCGCCTGCCCGATCAGATATCCGAGCTTGGTGCCTTCATATCCCCGCGACGACCAGTCGACCTCGGAGTTGGAGCAGGCCCAGGCCTTGCCAGAAAACAGATGGGAAAACGCCTCGCAGAATGGCCGGTCGAAACCGGCATTGTGGGCGATCAGCAGGTCAGCCGGCTCAATCAGCGCCTGCAACGCAGCCATATCAATTGACTGCCCGGCGACCATGTCGTTGCTGATCCCGGTGAGCCTGGTGATCTCAGTGGGAATGGAAACGCTTGGCTGTTGAAGCCCACCATAGATGCCGGTCACGTCACCAATGCTTCCTGTCGCATCGAAGGTGAAAGCGATCACGCTAATCTCGATGATCTCATCCTTGCGCGCATTGAGGCCGGTTGTCTCGGTGTCGAGAATGATGCCCTTGAGGGGGAATTCCGGACGTGGGAATGGCGCAATCGCCCGCGGCACGAGTTTCGTGAGGATGCGATAGCGGCCCGTCTGTGAGAGATGCCGGACCATCTCCTCTTCACTCATGGAGACGGTAGGTTGTTCGGGCTTGGCGTGTTTGGAAATGTCACGCTTGACCACCCGGTCGCGCGAAACCTCTTCCGAAAACATATCGAACTGTTCTGCCATTCTTACTGTCATCATCCTGCCGCCGGTTCCCACCCTTCAAAACACGGCAGGATTGTTAGATCAACCATGTTGGCACCAGGCATCATCAGAAAGCCGGGCGGTCATCGGCGATACGGCGCAGGTCGTTGTGACTGCCCGCGGATGTCATGAAAGCGCCCAAACTGGAAATGGGCATACCAGCTTTAGCGAGTGGCGCGAAAGCCGTTCGCCTCCCGCAAGACCGGTTAAAAGGGGTGCCGCAGGAGGTTTAGCATAGCGACGGCAACGATGAAAACCGGGACCGACAGCCCCCGGCGCGCGGGGGCGCTTAAAGAGGTCTGCCGTACCGATGTTCGCAGATATTCTATTGGCGCTGTTAAGAACGAACGTTCGATGCACCCCTGCATTCAAACACGAAGCGCATCGATGACGGCGCGCAAGCCGGCCGACAGGTATTTCCGCGTCGGGTAATAGAGATACAGCCAGTCCTCCGGCGCACTCCAGGACGCCAAGCATTCGACCAGGCTGCCATTCTGGATATAGGGGCGCGCCCGTTCCTCCCACACATAAGCCAGCCCCACGCCCGAAAGTGCGGCCTCGACCATCAGCTCATGGTCATCGAGCGACAGAGACCCGGTCGGCTCGAACTCGATGATCTTGCCAGCGCGGCTGAACTCCCAGGCATACGGCTTGCCGCTTGGATAGATATTGCGGATACAGACATGCTGACGCAGATCATCCGGGGTTTTGGGGATCGGATGACGCTCAAAATAGGACGTCGAACCGACGACGGCAAACCGTAGCCGCGGCTTGATCTTCACAGCCGTCATGCCATCGCGCAGGCTTTCGCCGAGACGGATGCCAGCATCGAACCCCTCCTCCACAATGTCGACAAGACGGTCGGTGGCGACGATTTCCAGCTGGAGACCAGGATTTTTTCCGATGAGCGGACCAATGACCGATCGGAACACGAACGGTGCGACTGAATTGGGCGCATTGATGCGGACCTTGCCGAACGGCGTATCGCGAAACTGGTTGAGGGCATCGAGCGCCGAGCCGATTTCGCCGAAGGCCGGCGACAGTTGCGCAAACAACATCGCGCCGGCATCGGTCAGGGCCACGCTGCGGGTCGTCCGGTTGAGCAGACGAATGCCCACGCGTGCCTCGAGATTGCCCACCGCATGGCTGATCGCTGAAGCCGTCACCCCGCGCTCTTCGCCGGCCCGGCGAAAGTTGCGGTGACGGGCAACCGCATCGAACGCGGCCAGTTCCGAGAGATCCGTGCTGCGCATTGTCAAATCTCACTCATCATTGAGAGGAAGATTAACTCTCTAATTCTTATCGTCGAAAAGGTCCAGATTTCTCCTCGCAAACCGGCGCTGGTGCCGGACCACACAGGAGACAAGACAATGACCGACTTCAATCCTCCCGCCCACAACACTGCATCGCCCTTCTCTGACATGCGCGGTCATCACGTCGCCGTCCGCACGCCGGACCTCGAAACCGCCAAGCGCTGGTATGTTGAGAAGCTCGACTTTCGTGTCGTTGCCGAGTGGGACTATGCCGACGAGCAACTGGCCTATCTCGCGCCCGCCACGGACGACCATTTCTACGTGGAAATCCTTGGTGGCGGCGATCCGTCGCCCGCAGACGTCCGCCCCTACACCGATCTTGGCGACAGTCTCAAATATGCCGGCTACCACCATTTCTGCCTGAATGTCGCAAGCGTTGACGCCACCGTCGAGGCACTACGCGCACGCGGCGTCACCATCGTCACCGAGCCGTTCGAGCTTTTGGCAATCAGCCGGCGCCTTGCCTTCTTCTGCGATCCCTTCGGCAATCTGATCGAGCTGGCAGAAATCCTGCCGTGACCCTTTCCAACCCGGCTGGCCATCCCGACATCGCGGTGGCCAGACGCCCTCTCGCTCATCTCATCGAAAATCAAGGAACATCTCCATGAAAATCTGGTTCATCACCGGCGCCTCGCGCGGCTTTGGCGCCCTCATCACTACGCGCGCTCTTGCACAGGGCGACGCCGTCGTCGCCACCGCCCGCAATCCAAAGGCGATCACCGAGCGGTTCGGCGAACATCCCAACCTGCTTCCGGTCGCCCTCGATGTGACCGACGAAAGCCAGGCGACCGCAGCAGTGAAAGCCGCCATCGAGCACTTCGGTCGCATCGATATCCTGCTCAACAATGCTGGGTTCGGATTGATGGGTGCCGTCGAAGAAGCAACCGTGGCTGAGGTCGAGGCTGTCTACCGCACCAACGTCTTTGGTCTCCTCAACGTGACCCGCGCCGTCCTACCCTTCATGCGGCAGGCGCGCTCCGGCCGCATCCTGAATATCTCATCGATCGGCGGCTATCGCGGCGCCGCTGGCTTCGGTGTCTACTCCTCGACGAAATTTGCCGTCGAAGGGCTGAGCGAAGCCCTGCATGACGAACTGGCACCCCTTGGCATCCATGTCACGGTCATCGAGCCAGGCTATTTCCGCACCGACTTCCTCGACAGCTCGTCCTTGTCGGTCAGCGGCAATATCATCGGCGATTACGCAGACACTGTCGGCAAGGTGCGCGCAATAGCCGCCGGTCTCAGCCATAACCAACCCGGCGACCCTCAAAAGCTGGCAAAGGCGCTCATCGCCTTCACTGAAGCCCCCAATCCGCCGGTCCGCCTGCCGCTCGGGAGCGACACAGTCGCCGCGATCGAGAAAAAGCACGCACAAGACGCTGCCATCCTCGCCGAATGGCGCAGCGTCTCGGTGTCGACTGACTTCACCGCTGACGAATGACGGCGCTCGTGCAGTTAAACTTCGTCCGACGGGAGGCCGCTTCGGGCCTCCCACCGCCTTGAAAGGAATCGAACCCTCGGCTCCCCGCCAAATCAGTCTAGATGCTCGTAAAGGTGAGAAGATCGAAATGGGAAGCCACTATTCAGCAATCCTTTCGCATCATGGCATCCGCACTCATACTGCAAAGAAAGAGCTGGCTCGGGAAATCTGAACAGCCAGGATAAGTGGAATTTCTGCCTGACTTCGGCTTAGATGCCGGGAACAGGAGATACCATGACGAGACGACCGCGCCGGAACCATAGCCCGGCTTTCAAGGCAAAGGTGGCGCTCGCCGCGATCAGGGGCGAACAGACGCTGGTGGAACTGTCCCAGCAGTTCGACGTGCACGCCAATCAGATCAAGCAGTGGAAAGACCAGCTCCTTGAGGGGGCGACGGGCGTTTTCGGCGATGAAGCCAAGGCGGAGCCGGCGGGTCCAACCGTCGATGTCAAAACGCTGCACGCCAAGATCGGCGAACTGACGCTGGAGAACGATTTTTTGTCCGGTGCGCTCGGAAAGGCGGGATTGCCGGGCGGAAAGAAATGATCGACCGCGAGCACAAACTGTCGGTCGTGCGCCAGGCGAAGCTTCTCGGCTTCAGCCGTGGCAGCGTCTATTATTCTCCACGTCCCGTGTC
The DNA window shown above is from Rhizobium leguminosarum and carries:
- a CDS encoding 3'-5' exonuclease; protein product: MAEQFDMFSEEVSRDRVVKRDISKHAKPEQPTVSMSEEEMVRHLSQTGRYRILTKLVPRAIAPFPRPEFPLKGIILDTETTGLNARKDEIIEISVIAFTFDATGSIGDVTGIYGGLQQPSVSIPTEITRLTGISNDMVAGQSIDMAALQALIEPADLLIAHNAGFDRPFCEAFSHLFSGKAWACSNSEVDWSSRGYEGTKLGYLIGQAGYFHDGHRAVDDCFALLEVLAREVDGSASTAFAELYEASQRSRVRIFAENSPFDMKDHLKARGYRWSDGSDGRPKSWWIEVGEDALDDELRYLRAEIYRYPDADPPIKRLTAFDRFRA
- a CDS encoding LysR family transcriptional regulator encodes the protein MRSTDLSELAAFDAVARHRNFRRAGEERGVTASAISHAVGNLEARVGIRLLNRTTRSVALTDAGAMLFAQLSPAFGEIGSALDALNQFRDTPFGKVRINAPNSVAPFVFRSVIGPLIGKNPGLQLEIVATDRLVDIVEEGFDAGIRLGESLRDGMTAVKIKPRLRFAVVGSTSYFERHPIPKTPDDLRQHVCIRNIYPSGKPYAWEFSRAGKIIEFEPTGSLSLDDHELMVEAALSGVGLAYVWEERARPYIQNGSLVECLASWSAPEDWLYLYYPTRKYLSAGLRAVIDALRV
- a CDS encoding VOC family protein; protein product: MTDFNPPAHNTASPFSDMRGHHVAVRTPDLETAKRWYVEKLDFRVVAEWDYADEQLAYLAPATDDHFYVEILGGGDPSPADVRPYTDLGDSLKYAGYHHFCLNVASVDATVEALRARGVTIVTEPFELLAISRRLAFFCDPFGNLIELAEILP
- a CDS encoding oxidoreductase; the encoded protein is MKIWFITGASRGFGALITTRALAQGDAVVATARNPKAITERFGEHPNLLPVALDVTDESQATAAVKAAIEHFGRIDILLNNAGFGLMGAVEEATVAEVEAVYRTNVFGLLNVTRAVLPFMRQARSGRILNISSIGGYRGAAGFGVYSSTKFAVEGLSEALHDELAPLGIHVTVIEPGYFRTDFLDSSSLSVSGNIIGDYADTVGKVRAIAAGLSHNQPGDPQKLAKALIAFTEAPNPPVRLPLGSDTVAAIEKKHAQDAAILAEWRSVSVSTDFTADE